Below is a window of Myxococcales bacterium DNA.
CCGCGGGGGGGCGCCCTCCGAAAGGGGGGGGGGGGGGCGCGCCCCGGGCGGGCGGGGGCGCGGGGGGGGGGGACCGCTAGCCCTGGTCACTCGAACAAACTGCTCAGGATGACCGCGACCAGCACGCGGCGAGATGGCCCCCGTCATTGACGGCGCGGCTCGCGCGGAGCATTGACGAAACGTGTCCGAGCGTGGGAGCTCTCGTTCCTCTGAAGCCTGGGGTGGCCTGGCGGCCATGCTGGTCGCGATCCCTTCGTCCATCGCGTTCGGCGTCGCGACGTTCTCGCCGCTGGGGGCGACGGGCGCGGCGCTCGGCGCCGTTGCCGGCATGCTCGGAGCAACATTGCTCGGAGTGGTCAACCCCGCCCTCGGCGGCACGAAGGGTCTCATCTCCGCGCCGTGCGCGCCGGCCGCGGCCGTCATGGGCGCGCTGGCCGCTCAGCTCTCGCGTTCGCACGACGCTGGCACGACCCTGCTCTTGATGGCCTTGGTCGGTGCAGCCTCGGGCGCGCTGCAGATCCTCTACGGGCTCATCGGCGGTGGCAAGATCATCAAGTACATCCCGTATCCCGTCGTCGCTGGGTTCATGAGCGGCGTCGGGGTGCTCATCTTCCTCAAACAGATCCCCGGCCTGTTGGGCGTTGCCTCAGGCACGCCGCTCGTCGTCGCCATTTCACATCCGGACAAATGGCAAACGCCTGCCATGGTGGTGGGAGCCGCGACGATTGTTGGTGTCCTAGCCGGCCCGCGGCTCACGCGGAAGGTGCCGGCCGCCATCCTGGGGCTGGCCACCGGGGCAGTGGCCTACGCGGTGATGGCCGCGTTGGATCCATCCCTCAGGTCCCTCGCGGGCAACCGGTTCGTGGTTGGCGAGGTGCAAGCGTCGCTGTCGTCCATGTGGACGGGCATGCGCGAGAAGGGGGTCGCGCTCGGCGGGCTTGGCCTCTCGGATCTGCCCGCCGTCTTCGTGCCTGCGCTGACGCTGTCGGCTCTGCTCTCCATCGATACCCTGAAGACTGCGGTGATCGTCGACGCCATGACCCGCTCCCGCCATGACTCGAACCGCGAGCTTCGCGCCCAGGGAGTGGGGAACGTCGTGAGCGCCGTCTTCGGAGGAATGCCGGGAGCCGGTACCAGCGGTCCGACGCTGGTCAACGTCACGAGCGGCGGCAAGACGCGCCTGTCCGGCATGATCGAGGGCGCACTGTGTCTGATCGTGCTGCTGCTCTTCAGTCGCTTGGTGGCCTGGATTCCGCTGGCCGCTCTGTCCGGCATCCTCACCGTGATCGCCGTGCGCATGTTCGACACCAAGAGCTTCAACCTCCTGCGCCAGCGTTCGACGCTCCTGGATTTTGCGGTGGTCGCTGCGGTGATCGCCGTCGCCCTTTTCGTGGGGCTCATCCAGTCATCGGCGGCCGGGTTTGCGCTCTCCGTGTTGCTCTTCGCGCGGGAACACATGACGGCGTCGGTGGTCCGGCGTCGCTCGACGGGCGCGCAGACTTTCTCCAAGCAGCGGAGGATCGCCGACGAGATGGGCGTGTTGGAGCGCGAGGGGGAGCGCACGACGATCTGCGAGGTGCAGGGCAACCTGTTCTTCGGCACCACGGATCAGCTCTTCAACGAGCTGGAGAAGGACGTCGCCAGCAAGGACTTCGTGGTGCTCGATCTGAAGCGGGTTCAGGGCGTGGACTTCACCGGGGCGCGACTCCTGGACCAGATGGACATTCGCCTGGAGGAGCACGGCGGTCGACTGGTGCTGGCCGGCATCCCGGCCACCCTGCCGACCGGCAAGGACCTGCGCGGGTACTTTGCCGCGCTCGGCGTCGGCAAGGCCAGCGGCGGTGTGGAGATCTTCGACGACCTCGACTCGGCACTCGAGTGGGTCGAAGATCAGATCCTGGATGCAGCTCTACCGAACCGGCTGCAGCGCGGGCCGCCGCTGCCGCTCGAGCGCATCGATCTTTTCCAGGACCTGGAGTCCGACACGCTGCTCAAGGCCATCGCGGGATGTCTGGAGGAGCGGTCCTACGCCGCAGGTGAGAAGATCTTCGCCAGGGGCGACGAGGGCGACGAGCTGTTCGTGATCCGCAAGGGCACGGTGCGCATCCTGATTCGGCTCGAGGCCGAGCGCGCATTGCACGTCGCGTCGTTCGGTCGGGGGGACTTCTTCGGCGATATGGCCTTCCTGGACCGTGGGAAACGCTCCGCAGACGCCGTCGCCCTGACGCCGGTGGAGCTCTTTGTGCTGTCGCGCGCGCGCATCAACGAGCTGTCCCACGAACAGCCGGCGGCTGGCGCGCAGCTCTTCGCGCGGCTCGCCCGCGCGCTGTCCCTTCGGCTCCGTCACACGGACGCCGAGGTCAGCGCGCTTCAACACGGATGAGCGGCACGATTTTCAAAGCAGGCGAGCCGCGGAGCCGCGGGGACTGCCTGGTTGGTCGAACCTTCAGCGCGCCAAACCCGTTGGCCGAGGGGTCGCAGCGTGCGCAGCCCTACACAAAGGCGCTGGAAGCGCTGGCAGCTGCCTCGAGTTGAGCCAACGGCGTTGGTCCTCCCGTACAGTACGCGCTAGCTTGAGAGCAACCCGACGTCGCTCTCACCGATCGGATACGGCTACACGCACGCACTGCCAACGACACTTCAGGTGGGCGTCGTCGTCTACTCCGCTGGCAACAGCCCCGACGTGACCGCGGCCTTCGACTACGTGGACTTTGCCGGCGTCACGAGCGCCGCAGACTGCACCAAGGACTAGCGCCTGAATCGCCGGGACTCGGCGCGCGCGGCACTTCACGTGGCGGTTCGCGCGCAAGCGTGAGATGCTCGGCGGATGACTTCGGCGCTTCGTTACTGGCTCGCGCTATCGGCTGTCGTCGCGCTCGCCTGCACGGAGGCGGGCGGCGAGCCGCCGCCGAGCTCGACGGCGAGCGGTGGCGCTGCCGGTCTCGTCGAGGGTTATCTGGGAGGAAGCGCGGGATCGGAGTGGGCGGCGGGCGGCGCCGCAGGTGTCGCCGGCGGCTCGGGCAGCGCCGGGACGTCGGGAAGCGCGGGCACTCCGGGCGGTGGTGGCGCGGCGGGCGCAGCGGCTGGCGGGAGCGCCGGCACTGGAGGCACCGGGGCGACGGGCGGTGGCACTGCAACGGGCGGCTCGGGCGGAACCCCGAGCGCGGATCACTGCGCGGGACAGAAGGACGGCGCTCATTGCGGCGGGAGCATCGGCGCCGGCAAAGGCAACCTGGTGACCTGCGGCGGCGGCGTCACCAAGGCGACCAAGGACTGCGCGAACGGTTGCCTGAGTCCCACCCTCGGCGACGACGTCTGCAAGTCCGCCTGTTGTCTGAAGAAGGCTCCAGGGAGCTTGGTGCGCGGATACAACGCCTGCCCGGCGAGCCCGAGCGCGCCGGCGCACTACGGCATCGACTACTCCAGCGCGAAGGGAACGGAGATCCCCGCCGGCATGGACGCGACCGTGGTCAAGGTCGTGACGGGTCATCCCAACTGCTGGGGCAGCGCTACCGGCACCATCAAGTGCTCCGCGAGCTGCATGGCGAACTACAACGTGGTGCGTCTGAAGAGCCTGTGCGGCGACCCGAAGAATCCGAACCGAGACTTCTACATCGAGTACGCCCACGTGAACGGTGTGGCGAAGGGCATCAAGCAGGGCAGCGTGGTCAAGAAGGGCGAGATCATCGCCTACGTGGGCGCGAGCGGGTGCGCCTCGGGTCCCCACATCCACTTCGAGACCATCAGCGTTCCCAAGGGAGCGTCGGCGCCCGTCCGCACCTGTGCATCCGTGGATCCGACGACGCGGTACTGCAACTGACGTCACTCAGAAATACGCACGCCAGACCATCAGCCCGAGCCAGCCGACCGCGAGCGCGAGTGACACCGCCGACAGCAGCGGCGCACGGCGAATTCCCGTCAGGGCAGGGATGGTGCTCGACAGCGCAAGAATTCCCGAGATGCCCAGGGCCGTACGCCGGAGCGACGAGCGCCAGGCTTCTGCTCGTGCAAAGTCATCCCCCAGCTGGTTGCGAAACACGATCACCAGGATAACCAGCACCCACGCAGAGATCGCGAGCACGAGCCCGGTTCGGCTCGCGCGTTTGGGTGGCGGGACCATGGTCAGCGGGACTGACCGCGGACTGATGGAGGGGGGTAGGGACCACTTCATTCGTCGGGGCAGAGCACGGTCAGGAGAAGAGCCGCGTTCGCCATCAGCCTTGGGTAGCAGAGCGCGCGTGGCTTGGGAAGCGAGTGCGGCTGCGTACATGCTCGGCATCGACATGACGTCGAGCGTGCCGACCAGGCGGTACAGCGCGCTCTTTGGCCTATGTTCCGGCGCTGGTGTCCCACGTGATCTACGTGTCGCCCGTTCGAACGGTCACGAGGCCGGCGAGCAGCTCGGCCTTTCCTTGCGGCGCTGCGACGTCCCGAAGGGGGCCGGGCGCCGCTGCGGCGCCTGGGGTGAGCCGGGTGGGCTTGTCGTGCTCGACTAGCAGACGGGCGAGATGCACGGCGCTCCCGACAATCGCACTTCCAGTGGTCGTCTCGGGGCGCTCGGGGGGACGTCGCGGAGCACGTGGGCGCTGCGCCTCACTTGTCAGTCTTCGCATCACCGGCGAACTTATCACGCCTTTTCGGTCAGGCGATCGGCCGTTGGATCGGCCGCTCCGATGTGCTTGGGTGAGGCAATGCGAAGCGCAGCGGCGGTCCTCCTCGGGTTGGCACTCCTCGGCTGCGGCGATCCCGAGGCGCGAAAGGTCACCGATCGCTTCCTCGGCGCACTGAAGCAGTCCGACTACCGGGCCGCCTACGCCGAGCTGCATGGCGACGCCCGTACCTTCGTGCCGAACGAGGCGGCGCTCGCGAACATCATCGAGAGGAAGGGCAAGGTGATCACGGACTGGAGTCGCAACTGCGGCTCCAGCGGTAAGGGCGTCGATCGCGGCGGCTACAACTTCTCGGCGACGACCCGGGGCCTGTTCCAGAAGGACGAGCGGGTCACGGTCGGCGTCGAGCCCAAGAACGTGGGCAAGTGCACCGGGCCGCTCTTGATCGAGCTGCACCAGGAGGGTGGCGCCTGGAAGGTTCGTTCGTTTCGCTACTGACCACCCGCCATGGGGCGCCGCCGCGGTGGATACCGAGCACGCGACCTACGGGCTGAGCCCGACGGCAGTGCCGCCTTCCGTGGGGTCGCAGGCAAAGGGAGTGAGAGCCAAGTTTCGTCCTCATGAGGTGCGCGTCGAGCAGCGTCAGGCCGGACACCCTCAGCAGCAGAAACGTCATCAGCGCAGGAGCGAACACGGTCACCCCCCCGAAGGCGATGTCGACGGCGCAAAGCCAGAAGCCCCACCAAAGCACGGCCTCCCAAAGTAGTTGGGGTGCCGACTCAGCCGCCAGAGCCCGGGGTCGAGCACCTGACCGCTCCCCGTGCGTTTGCGCCGAAACGTCGCGAGCTGCCAATCGGCCACCACCTCGAAGAGGAAGCCGGCGACGCGTCACCGCGAGTTCCGCGCAGCGACGGCGAAAGACGTGCGCTTGGCTGGGCTCGGGAAACGCTAGTGGTCTAGTCAACCGCGCGCCGCGCGACGAGCGGATCCGCCGCCCGGCCAAGAACAACGGCGGTACACGGCGGCCGAAGGCTCCCGCGCAGCACGTTTACCGGACACTGGCCAATCGCGCCGAGCGGGGCTAGGTTCTCGGCCATGTCTACTCGCGCGCTGTGCGCTGTCGCGCTCTTGTTCTGGGGATGTGGCGGTGAATCCTCCGATGCAAAAGGGACAGGCGGCACGGTCGCGGTTGGCGGCGGCGCGGGCGTTGGTGGAGGAGGAGCCGGTGGCGGCGCTGGTGCTGGTGGCGGCGCTGGTGTTGGTGGCGGCGCAGGTGTTGGTGGCGGCGCAGGCGTTGGTGGCGGTGCAGGTGTTGGTGGCGGCGCGGGTGCTGGTGGCGGGAGCGGCTCGCAGCTGGTCTTTGCGGCGGTGGGCGACACCCGCCCCGCACTGCCGCTGAGCACCGGTTATCCGACCAGCGTCATCACCCAGATCTACACGACCATCGAGGGGCTCAATCCCAAACCGCCGTTCGTGATCTCCACCGGCGACTATGCGTTCGAGCTGCTCAGTGACACGACCAAACAGCTCGACCTCTACCTCTCCGCACGCAACAAGTATTCGGGCGAGTTCTATCCGGCGATGGGTAACCACGAGTGTTACAACCTCGTGGATTCGAACTGCGGCCCCGGCACCGCCAATGGCAACACGCCGCAGTACACGACGTTCCTGGCCAAGCTGCTCCAGCCAATCGGACAAACTCTCCCGTACTACACCAAGAACGTAAGCGCCTCGGACGGCTCGTGGACTGCGAAGTTCGTGTTCGTCGCGCCCAACGCTTGGACCGACGCTCAAGGAACCTGGCTCGAAGCCGAGCTCTCGAAGGCGACGGACTACACGTTCGTCGTACGTCACGAGCCGGTTGATGCAACCACTGCCCCGGGCGTCGTGCCCTCGGGCAGCATCATCGCGAATCACCCCTACACCTTGCTGATCGTCGGGCACACTCACACCTATGAACGCACCGGCAAGCAGGTAATGTTCGGCAACGGCGGCGCTCCCAAGACCGGCACCAAGGGCGAGGGCTTCGGCCTGTTCACCCGGCGCGCGGACGGGGCGATCCAGGTCGAAGCGCGCGACGCTCAGACTGGCGCGCCGGACGCGAGCTTCACGTTCGCCGTGCTGCCGGATGGCACGCCCACACCTTGACCCGCGTCGCGCCGCACTCGTTGGCGCGGTGGCAGTCGGGTTGGTCGCGCTCGGCGTCGTTGCGCTCCGGGCCGCGGCCCCGAAATCACCGGCCTCGCCCGGGGCGGAAGACGGCGGAGCGGTGCTCCGCGTGCCTCGCCGAGTTGCGCCGCTCGACCTGGATGCCCAGGCTCTCGATTGGAGCGTTCCGCACGCGCAGACTGGCAGTTTCAAGAGTGTCGACGGCCAGAGCACGCCCTATTCCGAAGCGCGGCTCGGCTGGGGCGACGGCAAGTTGTACCTCTTGCTCTACGCGGCGGACCAGGACATCCGTGCCGGGGTCCAGGCTCACGACATGCCGCTCGAACAAACCGACGCGTTCAGAATCACGCTGACCCGGCCCGGCGAGGCCGTGTCCCACGTCATCTACGTGTCGCCCGTTGGCACGGTCACGGACGAGAGCCTCGTGAATGACCGAGTCGACACCTCCTGGGAGTCAGCCGCCGAGGTAGCCCATGCGAACGACGGCACCCTCGACGACTCCCACGACGAAGACGAGGAGTGGGTCATCGAGATGGCGGTGCCACTCTCGGTCCTCGGACTCCGGGGAGAGGCCGGTGAGCAGATCGGCCTCTCTTTGCAGCGTTGCGACGTTCCGAAGGGTGCCGGACGCCGCTGCGGCGCGTGGGGTGAGCCGGGTGGGCTCATCGTGCTCGAGTAACCGCTGCCACTGGCGCGCCAACTCCCGCTCCGGCCTCGAGCGCTGCGGTCGCCGGCGGCCGCGCCGCCAAGGCAGAAACGCCTGGGCCGCTCCTCAGCGGTGCCTAGGGTGCCAGCTCGAAGAAGAATTGCAGGTCGCTGTCGGTCGCTGAGCCCCAGCCGTGCAGGCCTTCCCATTTGGCGCCGCCATTGACCGTCAGCTCCGCGTTCCCTTCACTGAAGAAGGTCGCGTCGTCGTATTGACCGTAGTTCTTGCGGATCGTTCGCACATAAAACGTGCTTCCCGAGGCCGTGCTGAGCTCGAGCGTGTAGGTTTGTCCTTGCGTCAGGCTGACTGGTTTGGAGAACGTGCCATAGCCCCAGTCGGGGTCGTCTTCACCGGAGGCAGCTCCGTCGGGAAACGAACTCGAGGCGAGGCTGAACGAGTCGAGAGCGGTGCCACTCGAGTCCCGAAGCGTCACCACGAGACCTGCCGAGCTTCCATTGGCCTTGGAGAGGCGGACGCCCGCCCCGACTGCGGTCTTGGTCCCGGAAGCGACCGCAAACTTCTGCCGCACGCGTTTCTGCGTTCCATTCACCTGGGCGGGGGCCAGTCCGGTGTATCCGAGCTCCATGTACCCGCAGCCCTGATGCTGACCGCTGTCATAGTCGACCTGCAAGATCGGCGAATACCCCGGGCGCAATACCCAGGTGCCGGTGGAGTTGGTTCGATACCCGTGCGCCCAGTCGTCGTTCGAGATCAGCGGGTGGTACCTACCGTCAAACTGACGCAAAGATGGCGAGATGTGGAAGAAGTCGAAGCTGAAGAAGTCCTTCGCGGTGTCGGCCGACAGGTTCTTCCCCACCAGGTGGTAGAACTTTCCCGCCTGCACCGCGATACCAGGGCTGAAGGTGTACAGACGGTCGACCTGAGTGACCAGCATTCGCGCCTTGTCGACGTCCGTCGTGACGCCGAGCTTGGTGCCACTGGGCATGTGCTCGTTCGACCCGTCGTCGTCTTGAATGCTCAGCTCGACGCCGCTGGGGCTGCCCTGTCCATATCCGGGCTTGTCGGGGCCCATGTAGAACGCACGCACCGACGTGATCAATCCCGTGAACTTCGCGCGGAAACGCATGTTCACGCTGTCGTGAGAGTTCTGGAGCGCAGTATTGGCCAGGGAATCCATCGACCAGCCCGCACCCCAGCGTTGCGGGGCGGAGCCGCCCGTGCCGCCCGACGAAGTGCCGCCCGACGAGGTGCCCGCGTTGCCCCCAACTCCCGCACCGCCGGCGCCCCCGCCCGTGCTGGTTGTGCCCCCACCGCTCGGCGCGCCACCGGCTCCGCCGCCGTCGTTACTCGTGTTGCCGCCGGTGCCCGGGCTTGCGCCAGTGCCGTGCGGTACGGACGACGCCTCGTCACTCCCGCAGCCGAAGGAAAGCAGCGCGCCCAGGAGCGCAGCCCCGCCGAGCGCTTTGAATTGGCCACCGGGGTTGGACGCCATGCTGCCTCCGCTTCGCAGCATACTCGATTGAGCGCGTGGCTTCACGGAGGGCCGTTGAGATCGTCGCTTGGCGATCGCCCGCCGTGATCACGGCTTGGAGGTGACGTACAGCACGCCTGCGCCGTCGGGACCGGTGTTTGGCGCGCAGGTATCCGGCGGGTAGAGCTTGCCTGCGCTGGTGAGGCAAGCGCAGGTCGGGTTGGCTTGGCAGGCAGCGGGCATGGGACTGCACCACGCCGTCGTGCCGCCGGGGCCATTGAAGTAGTACTGGCAATACTGCAGGTACTTCTTGCAAGTGTTGTTGGTCCCGCCCGCGTTGCAGGCGAAGCTGTCGCTGGTGGCTTCGCAAAACGAACTCGAGTTGCAGAACTGACCGCTCGGACAGTTGCCGCAATTCACGCTCTTGCCGCAATTGTCGTAGGCGGTACTGCAACTGCTCGCGGAGCACGGATCCGTCGCAACGCAGCAGGTGTTGTCGCCTTGGCACGTGCCGGAGCTACACTCCGCACCGCTGACGCATTCGACGCAGCTGTGGCTAGCGGTATCGCACGCCGGCAACGGTGCGCTGCAATCGGCGGCGCTGGCACAGGCGACGCAAGTGCCGGTGGCGACGTCGCAGGCAGGCAACGGTGCGCTGCACTCCGCTGGGCCTTTGCACTGGGCGCACGCTGCGGTAACCGGGTTGCACACCGGCGTGGAACCGCTGCAGTCCTGGTCGGAAACGCACACGGCGCAGGCCGGCTCTGACGGCGCCAGTTGGTGGAGCGCAACGATGCCGTTTCGACAGGCCTCTTCGCAAGTCATCTGGGTCTGAGATTTCCAGCAGGCTCCGTCCGGTCCATACGCGGCCAGCGTTGCCGCCGCCGTGGCCGGCTGCGCCTTCAGCGAACACGTCACGAAGCGGGTGCAAGCGCTGCCGGGGCCGGCATCCTCGGCCGTCCCGCTCTCAGTGCCTCCGTCATTCTCGGTCGAGGCATCCGGCAGTGCGCCGCTCGAGCCGCCGCTGCCACAGCCGCAGACCAACAGCACGATCCCCATGCCGAACGCGACGAAGTGCATGCGCCCAGCGTAGGCTGCTCGCCTCAGGTGCGCAAAACCTCGCCCCCGCAGCGCTTGCTGCGCTCCTTGCCCGCTCAATGACACGGGTTGTAGCTGTCACCGCCGCACAGAGTCGGTGCGCTCGCGCTGTCGGGATTGACCGTGTTGTAGGTGCCGGAGGCGGCGTCGTAGATGCCGTACAGGGCGCCGGCCGCACCGGGCAGCGCGCTGCCGATGCCGTCGTTGATGGCGCCGCACGCCATGTCGGCGCCGGGGTTGCTGAGGCCACCAGGGGTTGCGCCATAACCGATGACCAGGGTCGCCATGGTGACGTACTTGACCTCCCACTGCGCGAGAGCGACCCAGCCGCCCACCGACACGCCGAAGAAGTTCCCGAGCAGGCTCGCCATCTGCAGCATGTTGTTCAGCTGATCGAAGTCGTTGCAGATGTCCTCGGCGCCGCCTCCGGTTCCATTCGGCAGCATGCCGATCACGGTGCCGGTCCCCTTGTGGATGACCCAGAACGGCCCGGGTTTGACCGGCGCGAGCAACGAGTGCTCGTTGTTGAACTCCGGTCCCAACGCCCCCCACAGGAGTTGTTCTTGGGAGGTCAACCCAGGCTGCCCGTCGACCGCACCCGGGGCGAACAGCCCAAGGGTCTTGCCCTGAAGCGCTTCGTACGTGCTGGGGCCGGCGAGCAGGCCGGCTTCCATGATCGCCAGGCCGGCGGTGGTCTTCAGCGTCTTCTCCCAGGCGGCCCGCGGGTCA
It encodes the following:
- a CDS encoding metallophosphoesterase yields the protein MSTRALCAVALLFWGCGGESSDAKGTGGTVAVGGGAGVGGGGAGGGAGAGGGAGVGGGAGVGGGAGVGGGAGVGGGAGAGGGSGSQLVFAAVGDTRPALPLSTGYPTSVITQIYTTIEGLNPKPPFVISTGDYAFELLSDTTKQLDLYLSARNKYSGEFYPAMGNHECYNLVDSNCGPGTANGNTPQYTTFLAKLLQPIGQTLPYYTKNVSASDGSWTAKFVFVAPNAWTDAQGTWLEAELSKATDYTFVVRHEPVDATTAPGVVPSGSIIANHPYTLLIVGHTHTYERTGKQVMFGNGGAPKTGTKGEGFGLFTRRADGAIQVEARDAQTGAPDASFTFAVLPDGTPTP
- a CDS encoding SLC26A/SulP transporter family protein gives rise to the protein MLVAIPSSIAFGVATFSPLGATGAALGAVAGMLGATLLGVVNPALGGTKGLISAPCAPAAAVMGALAAQLSRSHDAGTTLLLMALVGAASGALQILYGLIGGGKIIKYIPYPVVAGFMSGVGVLIFLKQIPGLLGVASGTPLVVAISHPDKWQTPAMVVGAATIVGVLAGPRLTRKVPAAILGLATGAVAYAVMAALDPSLRSLAGNRFVVGEVQASLSSMWTGMREKGVALGGLGLSDLPAVFVPALTLSALLSIDTLKTAVIVDAMTRSRHDSNRELRAQGVGNVVSAVFGGMPGAGTSGPTLVNVTSGGKTRLSGMIEGALCLIVLLLFSRLVAWIPLAALSGILTVIAVRMFDTKSFNLLRQRSTLLDFAVVAAVIAVALFVGLIQSSAAGFALSVLLFAREHMTASVVRRRSTGAQTFSKQRRIADEMGVLEREGERTTICEVQGNLFFGTTDQLFNELEKDVASKDFVVLDLKRVQGVDFTGARLLDQMDIRLEEHGGRLVLAGIPATLPTGKDLRGYFAALGVGKASGGVEIFDDLDSALEWVEDQILDAALPNRLQRGPPLPLERIDLFQDLESDTLLKAIAGCLEERSYAAGEKIFARGDEGDELFVIRKGTVRILIRLEAERALHVASFGRGDFFGDMAFLDRGKRSADAVALTPVELFVLSRARINELSHEQPAAGAQLFARLARALSLRLRHTDAEVSALQHG
- a CDS encoding M23 family metallopeptidase; its protein translation is MTSALRYWLALSAVVALACTEAGGEPPPSSTASGGAAGLVEGYLGGSAGSEWAAGGAAGVAGGSGSAGTSGSAGTPGGGGAAGAAAGGSAGTGGTGATGGGTATGGSGGTPSADHCAGQKDGAHCGGSIGAGKGNLVTCGGGVTKATKDCANGCLSPTLGDDVCKSACCLKKAPGSLVRGYNACPASPSAPAHYGIDYSSAKGTEIPAGMDATVVKVVTGHPNCWGSATGTIKCSASCMANYNVVRLKSLCGDPKNPNRDFYIEYAHVNGVAKGIKQGSVVKKGEIIAYVGASGCASGPHIHFETISVPKGASAPVRTCASVDPTTRYCN
- a CDS encoding carbohydrate-binding family 9-like protein; translation: MAVGLVALGVVALRAAAPKSPASPGAEDGGAVLRVPRRVAPLDLDAQALDWSVPHAQTGSFKSVDGQSTPYSEARLGWGDGKLYLLLYAADQDIRAGVQAHDMPLEQTDAFRITLTRPGEAVSHVIYVSPVGTVTDESLVNDRVDTSWESAAEVAHANDGTLDDSHDEDEEWVIEMAVPLSVLGLRGEAGEQIGLSLQRCDVPKGAGRRCGAWGEPGGLIVLE